One genomic window of Streptomyces sp. NBC_01276 includes the following:
- a CDS encoding NADP-dependent oxidoreductase, translating into MKMRAVILSEYGGSDVLRVAEVPTPRPGDGQIRIRVAAAALNPADALIRSGALASRVPAQEHYVPGLDVAGTVDALGGGVRGFAVGDAVIGLSDWPDTQAGTHAEYVVLPATAVAAAPRHASPVQAATLPLNGLTAWQALDLLAAADGATVAVTGAAGAVGGYLVELAAARGLRVVAVAGSQDQELVRELGATLFVPRSEDPAAAIRATVPGGVTGLIDAAALGGSVIGAVEDGGTFVSVRGAGPAAERGIRVSQVRVHSDAVQLAELAALADAGGVTLRVDRTMPFAEAAAAHDALASRGLRGRIVLVPQWN; encoded by the coding sequence ATGAAGATGCGTGCCGTCATCCTGTCCGAATACGGTGGCTCCGACGTGCTCCGCGTCGCCGAAGTCCCGACCCCTCGACCGGGCGACGGTCAGATCCGTATCCGGGTCGCCGCAGCCGCGTTGAACCCCGCCGATGCCTTGATCCGTTCCGGCGCGCTGGCCTCGCGCGTCCCCGCGCAGGAGCACTACGTTCCGGGTCTCGACGTCGCCGGAACCGTCGACGCGCTGGGCGGCGGTGTCCGGGGTTTCGCGGTCGGCGACGCCGTGATCGGCTTGTCCGACTGGCCGGACACCCAGGCGGGCACGCACGCCGAGTACGTCGTCCTGCCCGCCACCGCCGTCGCCGCCGCACCCCGGCACGCGAGCCCGGTCCAGGCGGCGACGCTCCCGCTGAACGGACTCACCGCCTGGCAGGCACTGGACCTGCTCGCCGCGGCCGACGGCGCCACCGTGGCGGTCACCGGTGCGGCAGGCGCCGTGGGCGGCTACCTCGTCGAGCTGGCGGCCGCGCGTGGTCTGCGGGTCGTCGCCGTCGCCGGGTCCCAGGACCAGGAACTGGTCCGCGAGTTGGGAGCCACCCTCTTCGTCCCGCGCTCCGAGGACCCCGCCGCTGCGATCCGCGCCACCGTTCCCGGCGGAGTCACCGGGCTGATCGACGCCGCGGCCTTGGGCGGCTCGGTGATCGGCGCGGTGGAAGACGGCGGCACCTTCGTCAGTGTCCGCGGCGCCGGTCCGGCAGCGGAACGCGGGATCCGGGTCTCGCAGGTCCGGGTGCACAGCGACGCGGTGCAGCTCGCCGAACTGGCCGCCCTCGCGGACGCCGGCGGTGTCACCCTGCGGGTGGACCGGACGATGCCCTTCGCGGAAGCCGCCGCGGCCCACGACGCTCTGGCCTCGCGCGGCCTGCGCGGGCGCATCGTCCTCGTCCCCCAATGGAACTGA
- a CDS encoding amidohydrolase family protein, with the protein MAGVNLVFGSDLLGPLHSAQLEEFTLRAEVQPAADVIRSATSTAARLLRMEGEIGTLAPGAHADLLVVDGAPWRTSPSSPVPSATFGTWSKPVPSSEKPVVATGGR; encoded by the coding sequence GTGGCGGGAGTCAACCTGGTCTTCGGAAGCGACCTGCTCGGGCCGCTGCACTCGGCCCAGTTGGAGGAGTTCACGCTGCGCGCCGAGGTCCAGCCCGCCGCGGACGTGATCCGCTCCGCCACCAGCACGGCGGCCCGCCTGCTGCGGATGGAGGGCGAGATCGGCACCCTCGCGCCGGGCGCGCACGCCGATCTCCTCGTCGTGGACGGCGCCCCCTGGCGGACCTCGCCGTCCTCACCCGTCCCGAGCGCCACCTTCGGCACGTGGTCAAAGCCGGTGCCGTCCTCTGAGAAACCGGTCGTCGCAACGGGCGGTCGGTGA
- a CDS encoding acyl-CoA reductase produces the protein MTDTTTEHYWQGAFIGDAEAADRLAALPAAVEAALAAPLDTETVLAACDALAEALRDPGHPVRERLVPHLPVEGGAGTGADGPATEELFAELAAFLGRGSLTRKLHRELGGTAPQRLTRPDAKETVYEAWAPVGLVAHIAPGNAATVAPLSLIEGLLAGNVNVLKTSSADTLLAQHLLAELAAQDPTGALAERIIVLRFPSSRRDWLGLMCAPADAVAVWGGEAAVEGVAAHVPAGCRLVEWGHKISFAYLTRDTWADEQTLTDLARDICLFEQQACSSPQVVYLDTEDAGELHACAERLAAALAARPAPAEVELDPAEYAELTTTEHLARLEEHLGFTRVLAAPDGTWRVIADTRPALTASPLHRSVWVKPLPRKNLIATLRPMRRYLQTAGIAGSPTDTAELSALVLAAGATRVTPIGAMTAGYSGEPHDGVYALQRYSRRVAVQADRRFAATACLDDLARPVAFPAPAGPLLDKAAVQELNRGVDRGDAELYFRSGGSTGTPALSLFTYEDYDTQMHAAARGLLAAGYDPARDRTANLFYCGGMYGGFISFFSILERLGGVQMPMAAGPDHRATAEMIIAYEVDTLFGMPSYLWQLLHEASDLLRSYGGIRKIYYGGEHFTEEQRRTLTETYGIEVIRSITYGSTDLGPLGYQCTHSTGSVHHLHADLHTLEIVEIDADRPVAPGETGRLVFTTRARRGQHLDRYVIGDLGRALPGRCPCGSHAPRFELLGRLGEVMRVATYFLNHRRFVAIAEERLHYSGEIQTVLTSGPVREVLTLRMERTDTLDPTAAHDAFLAAYPEVRSAVSEQLLDFAVEPVHGSALDRTPTSGKLRAVVDRRHEARDGHRPARP, from the coding sequence ATGACCGACACCACCACCGAGCACTACTGGCAGGGCGCCTTCATCGGCGACGCCGAGGCCGCCGACCGCCTGGCCGCGCTGCCCGCCGCCGTGGAGGCCGCACTCGCCGCACCGCTGGACACCGAGACGGTCCTGGCCGCCTGCGACGCCCTCGCCGAAGCCCTGCGCGACCCCGGCCACCCCGTCCGGGAGCGGCTGGTCCCGCACCTGCCCGTGGAGGGCGGCGCGGGCACCGGGGCTGACGGCCCGGCGACCGAGGAGCTCTTCGCCGAGCTCGCCGCCTTCCTCGGCCGTGGCTCCCTCACCCGCAAGCTCCACCGCGAGCTGGGAGGCACCGCCCCGCAGCGGCTGACCCGCCCCGACGCCAAGGAGACGGTCTACGAGGCCTGGGCGCCCGTCGGCCTGGTCGCCCACATAGCCCCCGGCAACGCCGCCACCGTCGCCCCGCTCAGCCTGATCGAGGGACTCCTCGCGGGCAACGTCAACGTCCTCAAGACCAGCAGCGCCGACACCCTGCTCGCCCAGCACCTCCTCGCCGAACTCGCCGCGCAGGATCCGACGGGCGCCCTCGCCGAGCGCATCATCGTGCTGCGCTTCCCCTCCTCCCGCCGGGACTGGCTGGGCCTGATGTGCGCCCCCGCCGACGCCGTCGCCGTCTGGGGCGGCGAGGCCGCCGTCGAGGGCGTCGCCGCCCACGTCCCGGCCGGGTGCCGTCTGGTGGAGTGGGGACACAAAATCTCCTTCGCCTACCTCACGCGGGACACCTGGGCGGACGAGCAGACCCTGACCGACCTGGCCCGGGACATCTGCCTCTTCGAGCAGCAGGCCTGCTCCAGCCCCCAGGTGGTCTACCTCGACACCGAGGACGCCGGGGAACTCCACGCGTGCGCCGAGCGGCTCGCCGCCGCGCTGGCCGCCCGGCCGGCGCCTGCCGAGGTGGAGCTCGACCCGGCCGAGTACGCCGAGCTGACCACCACCGAGCACCTCGCCCGCCTGGAGGAACACCTCGGTTTCACCCGCGTCCTGGCCGCCCCCGACGGTACCTGGCGCGTCATCGCCGACACCCGCCCGGCGCTCACCGCCTCCCCGCTGCACCGCAGCGTGTGGGTCAAGCCGCTGCCCCGCAAGAACCTCATCGCGACGCTGCGTCCCATGCGCCGCTACCTCCAGACCGCGGGCATCGCGGGCAGCCCGACCGACACCGCCGAGCTGTCCGCCCTGGTCCTCGCCGCCGGCGCCACCCGCGTCACGCCCATCGGCGCCATGACGGCCGGCTACTCCGGCGAACCCCACGACGGGGTGTACGCCCTCCAGCGCTACAGCCGCCGCGTCGCCGTCCAGGCCGACCGGCGCTTCGCCGCCACCGCCTGCCTCGACGACCTCGCCCGCCCGGTCGCCTTCCCGGCGCCCGCGGGCCCGCTGCTCGACAAGGCCGCCGTCCAGGAGCTCAACCGCGGAGTCGACCGGGGCGACGCCGAGCTCTACTTCCGCAGCGGAGGCAGCACCGGTACGCCCGCCCTGTCGCTCTTCACGTACGAGGACTACGACACGCAGATGCACGCCGCCGCACGCGGCCTCCTCGCCGCCGGCTACGACCCGGCGCGCGACCGCACCGCCAACCTCTTCTACTGCGGCGGCATGTACGGCGGGTTCATCAGCTTCTTCTCCATCCTGGAGCGCCTCGGCGGCGTCCAGATGCCGATGGCCGCCGGGCCCGACCACCGTGCCACCGCGGAGATGATCATCGCGTACGAGGTGGACACCCTCTTCGGGATGCCCTCCTACCTCTGGCAGCTCCTGCACGAGGCGTCGGACCTCCTGCGCTCCTACGGCGGCATCCGCAAGATCTACTACGGCGGCGAACACTTCACCGAGGAGCAGCGCCGCACCCTCACCGAGACCTACGGCATCGAGGTCATCCGCTCCATCACCTACGGCAGCACCGACCTCGGCCCCCTCGGCTACCAGTGCACGCACAGCACCGGCAGCGTCCACCACCTCCACGCCGACCTGCACACCCTGGAGATCGTCGAGATCGACGCCGACCGCCCGGTGGCGCCCGGGGAGACCGGCCGGCTCGTCTTCACCACCCGCGCCCGCCGCGGCCAGCACCTCGACCGCTACGTCATCGGCGACCTCGGACGCGCCCTGCCGGGCCGCTGCCCCTGCGGCAGCCACGCCCCGCGCTTCGAACTGCTCGGCCGGCTGGGCGAGGTGATGCGGGTGGCGACGTACTTCCTCAACCACCGCCGCTTCGTGGCCATCGCGGAGGAGCGGCTGCACTACAGCGGCGAGATCCAGACCGTCCTGACCAGCGGGCCCGTCCGGGAGGTCCTCACCCTCCGCATGGAGCGCACCGACACCCTGGACCCGACCGCCGCACACGACGCCTTCCTGGCGGCGTACCCCGAAGTGCGCTCGGCCGTGTCGGAGCAGCTGCTGGACTTCGCGGTCGAGCCGGTGCACGGCTCCGCCCTGGACCGCACGCCGACGAGCGGAAAACTCCGTGCGGTGGTGGACCGCAGGCACGAAGCACGCGACGGGCACCGCCCCGCGCGACCGTAA